The stretch of DNA ACCGCCACGGCGGCAACGTGCTGATCGGCAACTTCGCACTGTTCGGCGCCACCGGTGGGCGCACGTTCGTCGAGGGCCAGGCGGGTGACCGCTTCGCCGTGCGCAATTCGGGTGCCACCGCGGTCGTCGAGGGTGTCGGCGACTTCGCCTGCGAGTACATGACGAACGGCGCCGTCCTCAACCTCGGTGGCTTCGGCAAGGGCGTCGGCAACGGCATGAGCGGTGGCTTCGTCTACCAGTACGACCCCGAGAACAAGCTGCCCGGCAAGGCCAGCGCGGACTCGATCCTGCTCGGTTCGATCACCGGTGACGGCGAGCACGCCGCGCTGCACCGTTCGGCCGTGCACGTGCTGCTCGGGTGGCACCTCGAGGCCACCGGCTCCGCGAAGGCGGCGTGGCTGCTGGAGAACTGGGAGACCGAGCAGCACCACTTCGTGTACGGCATGCCGCGCGCGCTGCTGCAGTACCAGGACAGCGACGAGATCCTGAAGGCCAAGTCCCGCAAGGACCTCGCCGACGAACTGGCCGCAGCGCTGGTCGCGCACCAGCTGCGCAAGTTCAAGCTGGACTACCGCGACGGCCGCGCCGTGCTGGACGGTGCCGTGCCCGGCTACGGCGAGGCCGACACCGAGGCGATGTTCGCGCTGCTGAACAACTACACCGTGCTGAACGCTGCGCAGGAGATGGCGCTGTCCAAGCTGCCCGGGGTCACGGATCCGTCCGACCCGGCCGTCGACAAGGCCGTCCGCAACCTGCTGCTCACCGAGGACTTCTTCCTCATGCAGCGGTTGCAGCGGTACGCACGGGAAGCGCTGAAGGACTACAGCGACGAGGACCTCGCCGTGATGGTGGCGGCCAAGCGGCTCGCCGACTACAAGGATGCGCTGCGCCGCCGCAACGTCCGGTCCATCGACGCCCCCGGCACGTACGGCTGGATCCTGCACCAGGACGCGAAGAACGTCGACAAGATCGGCCGGCTGCCCGGTTTCGAGGAACTGTTCGCGCAGCACGCCCTCCCCGATCTGATCCCCGCGCGAGACATCCCCGCGAAAGACGTGGTGCCCTCATGAAATTGCCCTACATCCCCCAGGATGCCCCGTTCAGCGAGGACCAGCGCGTCTGGCTCACCGGCTTTCTCGCCGGGATGAGCTCGCGTCTGGCCGTCGGCGGCTCCGACGCGCCCGCCGGGGCGGCCGGTGGGCAGCTGCCCGCCATGCACGTGCTGTACGGCAGCCAGACCGGGAACGCCGAGGGTGTCGCGGAAGACGCTGCGGCCGCGGCACGTTCGCACGGCTTCGCGCCGGTCGTGAGCGCCCTCGACGACGTCGACATGGACGCCCTCGCCGCCATGCAGCGCGTCCTCGTCGTCACCTCCACCTACGGTGAAGGCGAGATGCCCGACAACGCCGAGCTGTTCTGGCAGGCGCTGGCCGCGGAGACCGCACCACGGTTGGAGACCACCGACTTCGCGGTGCTCGCGCTCGGCGACACCGGGTACGACGGGTACTGCCAGGCCGGCAAGATGATCGACACCCGGCTCGAGCAGCTCGGGGCGCACCGCGTGACGCCGCGCGTCGACTGCGACGTCGACTACGAGGATGCCGCCGCCGCCTGGGTCGCGGAGACGCTGCCGTTGTTCGCGGCCGTCGAGGGTATTCGCGGCGAGTCCGCGGTCGCCGACGTCGCCGAGCCGGTGGCGAAGCCCGCCCGCACACGGTCGCAGTGGAACCGCAAGAACCCCTACGGTTCCACGCTGTCCGTGAACCGCCTGCTGTCGAGCGAGGAGTCCGCGAAGGAGATCCGCCACTACGAGTTCGCGCTCGCCGACAGCGGCCTCGAATACGAGGCCGGTGACGCGCTCGGCGTGATGCCGATCAACGATCCCGCCCTCGTCGACGCCCTCGTCGCCCGGCTCGGCATCCCGGCAGACGCCGCCGTCACCGGCAAGGAGCGGCCCTTCGCCGACCTGCTGCTGCACAGTTACGAGATCTCCACGCCGAGCCACGAATTCATCGACGAGATCGAGAAGCGGGCGGGCGACGAGGAGCTGAGTCACGTGCTGCGGCACGGCGACAAGGAGGCCCTCGACGCCTGGCTGTGGGGCAAGGACGTGCTCGACCTGCTGCGCCTCGAACCGTCGGTGACGCTGACAGCGGACGAGTTCGTCGGACTGCTGAAGCCGTTGCAGCACCGGGCCTACTCGATCTCCTCGAGCCCGCTGGCCAACCCGGGCAGAGTGCACCTGACCGTCGCCAGCGTCCGCCACAGCTCGGCCGGCCGCGACCGCGGCGGCGTGTGCTCCACCTTCCTCGCCGATCGGATCGCCGAGGGCGGCACCGGCGGGATCTTCGTGTCGAAGAACAAGTCGTTCCGGGTCCCCGCGGACGACGCCGCACCGATGATCATGGTCGGCCCGGGCACCGGCATCGCACCGTTCCGCGCGTTCCTGCAGGAGCGTCAGGCGCGGGGCGCGTCGGGACGCAACTGGCTGTTCTTCGGCGACCAGCACCGCGCGTCGGACTACATCTACGAGGAGGAGATCGGCGCGATGAGCGACAGCGGTCTGCTCACCCGCCTCGACCTCGCCTTCTCCCGCGACCAGGCGGAGAAGATCTACGTGCAGAACCGGATGATCGAGAACGGCGCCGAATTGTTCTCCTGGCTCGAGGACGGCGGCCACTTCTACGTCTGCGGCGACGCCACCCGCATGGCGAAGGACGTCGACCGGGCCCTGCACGAGGTGATCGCCACCCATGGCACCCTTTCCACCGAGCAGGCCGCCGACTACGTGACCAAGCTCAAGAAGGAAAAGCGCTACCTGCGCGACGTGTACTGACCACGTCGGCAGCTACTCACGAGGAGCAAGAACAATGGCAGTGGTGATTCTGTACGGCAGCGAGGGCGGGACCTCCGAACTGGTGGCCGACAACATCGCCGACGTGCTCGGCGACTACGGCGACACGTCCCTGTACGACATGATGGAATTCGATGCGGGCGATCTCGACCCCGCGAACTTCCACGTCATCGTGTGCTCCACGTACGGTGAGGGCGAGCTGCCCACCGGCGCGGAACCCTTCTTCGAAGGACTCGAGGAGGACGAACCCGACCTCACCGGCATGCAGTTCGCACTGTTCGGCCTCGGCGACAAGGTGTACGAGGAGACGTACAACCGCGGCGGCGAGATCATGGCCGCGAAGCTGATCTCCCTCGGCGCGGTGCAGGTCGGCGAGCACGGCAGGCACGACGGCTCCAGCTCGATCCGCCCCAAGGATCAGGCCGAGGAGTGGGCCAAGAACATCGGCGAGGAATTCCTGGGCTGACGCCCTCAGGCCGGGAGTCGCGACTGCACGCTCCGCACCCAGTCGCGGCTCCCGGCGAGGTAGCGTTCCCGCGCCGCCGCGAACAGGCGAACGCTGTCGGCGCCGGGCCAGTCCGCGGGCAGCATCGCGCCCGGCAGGCCCGGGTCGATGTACGGGATGATGCGCCATTCGTCGAGCAGCGGCACGAAGCGGACGAACGCGTCGCGCGGCGACACCTCCTCCGCGGCAGCGAGAGCGGCACGGTGGCGGTCCAGGAAGTCGCGGTGCCGCGCGGCGATGCCGCCCAGATCCCACCACCGGGCGGCCGCGTCCTCCATCGAATCGGGGACGGACACCGACGTGGACACGAACGTGGTCACGTACTCGGACAGGCCCAGCGCGTCGACGATGTCCCCGACCTCGGTTGCGAGGTGTTCGGGGGCGATCCACAGGCCCGGCGACACGGTTCCGCACCCGATCCAGCCGAGCCGCCTGCGCAACTGGTGCCGCGCCGCTCGCTGCGATTCGGGGATGGTGAACGAGATCAGCCGCCAGGGATCGGTGTCGGCCATCTGACGGAAACCGAAGATCCGCGGATCGCCGCGGGTGAACATCGACTCGGCCTGCTCGGTCACCTCGTACCCGCTGCGGCCGTCGCGGGTCAGCGGCCGGAGCACCCCCTTCTTCTTCAAGCGGGTCACCGCGATGCGCGTCGATTCGGGCGGGATGCCGACGGCCTGCATCACTTCCACGAAATCGGCGATCGCCACCCACCCGCCGACGTCACGCACGTATGCACCGAGCACGGTTCGGATCAGCGACGTGGCGCTGCCGGGCCGCGAATCGAAGTCGTCGAGAATCGCGCTCGCCGGTTCAGTCGGCGAGTTCATCACGGATCGCGAGTATCCCGGCGCACACCTCGCCGAAGCTCGTGCTCAGCGGGCTCAGGCCGAGGCGCAGTCCCCGTGGGGCACGGAAATCGGGGATGACGCCCTTCGTCCACAGCCGCTGGACGACGGCCTCGAACCGCGGGTGGTCGATGATGACGTGGCCGCCCCGCTCGGCGGAATCCTCCGGCGATCCGATCTCCACGCCCAGCGGAACCAGCACCTCGCGCACGAGGTCGAGTGCGTACTCGGTCAGGGCGATCGACTTGGCCCGCACGGCGTCCATGCCGACCTCGCCCAGGAGGGCCAGGGTGTCCTGCAACGCGATCATGCCGAGGACCGGCGGCGTTCCGCTGATCACGCGCCGGATGCCTTGTGCCGGCTCGTAACCCTGCGCCATCGCGAACGGGTTCTCGCGCCCCATCCACCCCCAGATCGGCTGCACGAAGCCCTGCTGATGGCCGGCCCGGACGTACGCGAACGCCGGTGAGCCGGGCCCGCCGTTCAAGTACTTGTACGTGCACCCGACCGCCAGGTCGACACCCCACGCGTCGAGTTCGAGGGGAACCGAGCCGACGGAATGGCAGAGGTCGAGCAGCAGGAGCGCGCCCGCCTCGTGCGCCACCCGGGCGGCCCCGGCCGCGTCCACCAGGTAACCCGAGCGGTACGCGACGTGACTGAGGACGACGAGCGCGGTGTGTTCGGAGACCACCGACTTCAGGTCGTCGACGGTGACGCCGCCCCGGGTATCCGATTCGATCCACCGGAGGGTGAGCCCGAGATCCCCGGCGACGGCCTCGAGCACGTACCGATCCGTCGGAAAGTTGTCGCGGTCCACCACGATCTCGGTGCGACCCGGCCGCAACGCGAGCCCACCCCGCGCGAGTTTGTACAGCAGGACCGTCGTCGAGTCGCCGATCGTGGTCTGACCGGCGGCCGCGCCCAGCGCCACCCGCGCGAGGGTGTCGCCGATCGTGATCGGCAGTTCGTACCACTCCTCGTCCCACCCACGGATCAGCCGGCCACCCCACGACTGCGTGACGAAACCGTTGATCCGCTCGGCGCTCGCTTTCGTGGGCCTCCCCAGTGAATTCCCGTCGAGGTACGCCACGACCTCGAGGTCGTCGGCGCCGATGAAGAGGTCGCGATACGAGCGGAGCGGGTCGGCGGCGTCGAGTTCCGCGGCGCGGGCCGCCAGCACATCCGTCGACGTGGTCATCATCGTCCGATCTCGGTGCGGATGGCGAGAAGTTCGGGAAAGAACGTCAGCTCGAGTGCCTTCTGCAGGAATCCGACACCACTGGATCCGCCCGTCCCGGGCTTCATGCCGATAGTCCGGAGCACCGTGCGCATGTGGCGGAAACGCCACAGCTGAAAGTTCTCCTCGAGGTCGACGAACTCCTCGAACGCCTCGTAGACGGCCCAGTGCTCCTCGGAATTCTCGTACACGAATTTGATCAGCGGCATCAGATCGTCGTTCAGGCTGTAGGCGGCGGTCACGTCGCGGTTCAGCGCGGACGCCGGCACGTCGTATCCGAGCCGCGACAGGCACCGCCAGAACGCGTCGTACAGACTCGGCTCGCCGAGGAGCCGGGCGAGCAGTTCGTGGGCGGCGGGATCGGCCTCGAACACCTCCAGCATCCCGGCGTGCTTGTTGCCGAGCACGAACTCGACGGCGCGGTACTGATAGGACTGGAACCCGGACGAATTCCCGAGGAACTGCCGGAACTCGGAATACTCGGTGGGCGTCAGCGTGGCCAGCACCGACCACTGCTCGGTCAGCGTCTTCTGGATGTGTTTGACGCGTGCCACGCACTTGAGCGCCCTGCCGATGTCGTCCGCATCGAAAGCATCTCGGGCCGCGAGGGTTTCGTGCAGAACGAGCTTCAGCCAGAGTTCGGTGGTCTGGTGCTGGATGATGAACAGCAGTTCGTCGTGATGCTCGGGCCTGCTCACCGGTTTCTGCGCGCTCAGCAGGGTGTCGAGGTCGAGGTACGAGCCGTAGCTCATCCGCTCACTGAAATCGGTGACGATGTCTTTCTCGATGGCTCTGGTGTTGGCCTGCACGCCCATGGCCGTCCTCACTGCTGGTGTTCGAGTACCGGGCTCCGACCTCCATATTACATAATCGTGGCGACCGCTAGCATCGTCTAATACGAGTTGGCCGCCGCGGACCTCACGCCAACTCGGCCGCCCAATCGGCGAAGCTCTGCCAGCCCACCTCGGGGTAGAGCCGGCGCAGTTCGCCGATGTTCGCGTCGTACCCCGTGTCGGTGAGGAAGCGGAACATCGCGCGCATGTCCGGCGATGCGATGGCGTCCGGGTCGGACGAATGGGCATGCACCGGCGTGCCCAGCACCTCACCGAGCACCTCGGCCATTCGGGCCGGCGTCGGATCGTCCGATGCCAGGTCGATTCTCGTCCCGGCAAATCGGTCCGGATCGTCGAACACGAGGGCGACGAAACGGCCGAGGTCCCGGCGCGACAACTGCTGCAGCGGGGTATCGACGGGCAGAGGCAGCTCGAGTCGGCCCCGGCGGATGCCGTCGAGTCCACCGAGCAGATTGTCGTAGAAGTAGGTCGGACCGACGATCGTGTACGAGACCGATGACTCGCGCAGCAACGCCTCGGTCACCGCCTTCGTCTCGAAATGCGGCACCCCGGTGCTCTTGTCCGCGTCGGCCACCGAAGAGAACACCACGTGGGGAACACCGGAATCAGCGAACGCGTCGACGAGCGCGGCGCCCTGAGCAATCTCCGCCTCCGGGCCGGCCTCGAATGGGGTCGTCATGGCGAACACGCCCGCACACCCGTCGACCGCAGACGCGATCGCCGCCCGATCGGTGATGTCGGCCACGGCAATGTCGACGCCTCGCAGGCGCAACGCCTCTGAGCGAGAGGAACTTCGACGAACAAGCGCTCGGACCTCACGCCCTCGCTCGAGCAGCGCGTCGACGACAGCGCCTCCCTGACCACCCGTCGCTCCGACGACTGCATACGGCTCACTCATGGGCACAACACCTCTCCTTCTCGACCGCGCCAGCGTACTCGCAGGGTCGAGTTATGGCCGCCGCGATGATTTTGCGGTCTTGCCGGTGTCAGTATTCGTATGAGAACACTCGCGATTACTCAGAACATCACCCTCGACGGCTCGATCGAGATGCTCGGCGACTGGTTCGACCCAGCGGACCAGGACGAACAGTTGCTGGAGGCGACCAACCGGCAGTCCGAGCGCGCGGACGCGATGTTGCTGGGCCGGCAGACGTTCGAGGACTTCCGCAGCTACTGGCCCCAGCAGACCGACGACCGGACCGGGATCACCGACGAGCTGAACCAGATTCAGAAGTACGTCGTGTCCTCGACCATGTCCGACCCCCAGTGGCGGAACTCGACCGTGCTCACGGGCGACTGGATCGACCAGGTGCGGACCTTGAAGGGGCAGGCGGGCCGCGACATCGTCGTCACCGGGAGCATCATGCTGACCCATGCCCTGATCGAGTCCGGCCTCGTCGATGAATACCGGCTCTTCGTGTACCCCGTCGTCCAGGGTCGGGGACGACGGCTGTTCCCCGACGGATACGAGAAGCCGGGGCTGCAACTGGCCGAGGCCCGCGGCTTCCGGAACGGTGTCTCCCTGCTGCACTACACCGCCTGACGATGCCACCGAGGCGACCCAAGGGTGGCGGTTTCGCGACCTCCGTCCGTCCCCGCCACCGCTACCGCTCCGCGTCAGCAGGAGCTGTGAGCGTGGTCGTGATGGTGGTCGGTGTGGGTCGCTTCGTCCGCGTCGGGAGCTCCGGTGGTGGCGGCAGCAGCCAGGTCGTGGTCGGCTCCGACGAGCGGGTCACGGGGAGCACCTCGAACGTCGTCTGCACCACCATCGACGGGATCGGCACGCACCGCAGCCCGGCCACCTGGAAACCGCGACTGCCGCGGTTCGGCACCGCCGCGCGGAAGTCGGCGACGCTGCCGACCTGACGGGTCTCGCCCAGGATGCGATCGCCGAACTCCACCGCCCACGGTCCGCCGCACGTCGGAAGATTCGTCGCGTGATACTGGATGCGGTCGCCCGGCTCCCCGCGCGGCGGGCTGACGAAGAGGACCGGCCCAGCGGGATCGAGCATGCGCGTCGCCTCCCGGTCGGGTTCGCTCGACGCACCGCCGCCGGTGTGGACGGCGAGCAGCAGAGCGACGGACCCGACGAATGCCGTCGCCGCCAACCAGGGTGTGTGTCGCATCGGTCTCACCTCGCACCCTCAATTATGCGGCTTCGCCACCCACCGCTCCGACGTTGCCGCATCCACCGATGTCCGGACGGCTCCCGGCGGCCTCGAGCCGGTAGAGGGCGAAACACAAGATGGCGTCGAGGTTGTTGAATCCGACTTCCGCATACAGGCCTACCTCGTCGTCGTACAACGCGGTCGACGGATACCAGTCGGGTTGCGGGACAGGATGTCCGGTTACGCGGCGGTACTGCGCCGACCACCGGTCGGCGACACCGAAGGCGAAGGCGTAGGGGACGGCGGCGAGGAAGCACTCACGGACCGCGGCGGAGCCGATCGTCTTCGACCGACCCGACAGCACGCGTTCGAACCCGGCGGCGCCCGACCACACTTGCCGCCCCGTCGGCGTGTGCCGAAGACCCGTTCCCGCGGCGAACACGCCGAGCGAGCCGATGACGAACGCGACGAAGGGAACGCCGATGATCGTGGGACCGAGTATGCCGAGGAACCCGAGCGCGGCGAGTACCGTGCACAGGCACGCCATCGCCCGCCCGATCCACGTCCTCACCGAGAACACGAGCAGATCGCCCTGCGCCGCCCACGACCGGCATCGTTCGGACATCGCGCCCAGGCCCTCCCTTACCGCGTAGCCGGATTCGGGCGAGCCGTCGGCGACGAATACCCCACCCGGCGAATAGATTCCGAGACATTCGGCGAACACCCGGGAAATGGGATCGATCTGCCTCCACTGCTGTGGGGTGCCGATCCCCTCGATCTGCCACAGGTCGTCATCGACCAGCGTCAGCCGGACCACCGACTGCTCGGCCAGGTGGAGCAGTGTCGCCGTCGGCGTGCTGTCGCCGATCCACTTCCGCAGGACGTATTCGGTCTGCGCGGGCCCGAGACCGGGAACGGGTCCATACCGCACCGGCGCCTCGGGGAGCTCCTCGCGGGCACTTCGCGACCACAGAAGACCCGCGCCCCATGCGACGACCGACATCCCCACGGCAACCGCGGCGAGCACCAACGAGTCGCCGACGATCGCGGCGAGTCCACGCGCATTCGACGTCGGACCCCACACCAGAGGCAACAGCAGTCCTGTGCAGGCCGAGACACCGACGAGTACGGCAACGGCAACTCGCGTCCTCGACGCATCCGACGCGCGGCGGTGCCCGGCGCTGCGGTCCTCCCCGTCGGAATCGGGCTGGTACTCATCGCCGTTGTCGTACATTCGCTTACCTCGTCGCCGGGAATGTTCGCTGATACCGCAATCCTCGGCACAACCGTCACCGGCAACCAGACGACACAGGGACTACCGACCCCACCTCGAGGTGCATGATTCCTCACCCTATCGGGGACGCCGCGCCCGCTCACGGTGTGTTGCGGCGAACGGGATTCACCAGTCCGCGATCACCGGAACGACGCGTTCGCCCAGGATCTCGAGGGGCGTGATCGACGCGACCTGCGGCACCCATCCGTGAACGTGGGTGACTCCCAGCTTCGCCAGGTCCTCGAGTTGACCGAGCAAGGTGTCCAGGTTCTGTCCGCCCGCACCCGGGTCGAGCGGGAACATCACGGTCTTCTCGATGGCGTCGTAGTCGGTCCCGAGCGCGGTGCAATGATTCCTCAGCACCTCCAGCTTGTGGGAGACCTCGGGTCCACCGAACACATTGCAGGCCTGTGCGTACTGCGCGACCAGCCGAAGAGTCTTCTTCTAACCCCGCCGCCGATGAGGATGGGCGGGTGCGGGCGCCGTAGCGGCTGCGGCACGTTCATCGTGCGGCCGAGCTGATAGTGCTTTCCCTCGAACGGCCCGTCGTTCTCGCTCCACATCTGCAGGCAGATCTGCAGTGTCTCCTCGAGCCGTTCGAAGCGTTCGGCGGTGGGCGGAAAGTCGAGGCCGAGTCCGACACTCTCGTCCTCATTCCAGGCGGCGCCGATTCCGAGGTACGCGCGCCCCTTGGACAGGACGTCGAGCGTGGTCACAGCCTTGGCGAGGAGGCCCGGCTCGCGATAGACGGTGGCGGTCACCCAGGCCAGCAAGTCCACCCTCTCGGTGACGGCAGCGAGGAATCCGAGGGTGGTGTACGCCTCGAGCATCTCGGTGTCGATCGGTCCTACCGGTTCGATCTGCCAGAGATGATCCATGACGCTGAGCTTGGAGAAACCCACGTCCTCGGCGGTGGTGGCAATGCGGCGCAGGTCGTCCGAAAGGATCGACGGGCCGGCCGGATAGGTGAAGTCGGCGATGTGCAGTCCCAGTTCCATAGCTCTCCACGCTAAACCTGTTGCCGCCGGCTACCCAGGGATCGCCGGTACCACCCACACGTGCCCTCGCCAGATGCCGTCACGAATACGTACGGTGACCCGGTGACCGAATCCGCTCGCCGACTCGACGTGGTCTTCGCCCCCGACACCGTGGCGCACCGCGGAACCGCGGAGGAAGTGGTGGGCCGGGCGCTGGATGCGCGGGGCCTCACCGGCGAGGTGACGTTCGCCGCGGACACCTCGGATCTGCAGCGCGCCGTACGGACGGCGGCGAGCCGGGGTGAGTTCGTCGTCGTGCCCGGCGCCGGAGCATCGTTCACCGCCCCGGCCCGCGGGGCGATCCGCGTCGATTTCGGAGAGTGCGAGGCGGACCGCTCCGACGGCATCCGGGCCCACATCCGCGGGCGGGGACTCGACGGACTCCGATTCGCCGTCGACAGCTGGTACCACCACCGCTTTCACCCCGGGACGATCGTCCACTACGGCGACGACCCCGATCAGCGCGCCGAACTGCGGGTCCCGAACGACACCGGACCGTTCCCCGTCGCCGTGCTGATCCACGGCGGATATTGGCGTCCCCGTTGGGAGTTCGACCTGATGGACGGTCTGGCGGTGGACCTGACTGCCCGCGGGTACGTGACGTGGAACGTCGAGTACCGTCGCCCCGCCGACGGCCGTTGGGCAGCGATGACGTCCGATGTCGCCGCCGCACTGCAGGCCGCCGGGTCCGTCCCGCAGGCGGATCCGGGACGCGTCGTGATCCTCGGCCACTCGGCCGGCGGTCAGCTCGCCCTGCGCGCCGCCGCCGACGCCGCCGCCGTCGCCGACGGGGCGGCGGTGCGTCCGGCTCTGGCGGTCAGCCTGGCCGGGGTCCTGAACCTGCGGCTCGCCGACGAACGCCGTCTCGGCGCGGGCGCCGTGGCCGACGCCGTCGGCGGCCACTGGGCCGACGACCGGGCGACGTACCAGCGGTCGTCACCGCTCCATCGGCTGCCGCTCGGCGTCCCGCAACTGGTGGCGTGCGGCGAGGGCGACGAACCGGACCTGCTGGAGATGAGCAGGGAATACCACGCGGCCGCCGCGGAGATCCCGGACGACGTCACCCTGATCGAGGGCCCCGGCGACCACTTCGCCGTCATCGATCCCGCGAGCGAGATCTGGCGAAGGATCGCCGGGGCCATCGACGCGCGGGTCAGACCTCGGACAGCGTAGACACCGCCGACTGCAACCCGGCCCCCGCGCGACCGCGCAGCAGGTCCGCGCAGCGCTCGGCCATCGTCATGACCGTGATGTTCGGGTTGACGTGCGGCAGTTTCGGCATCGCCGACGCATCCACCACTCGCAGTCCGCGCACCCCCTTGACCCGCAGTTCCGGATCGAGCACCGCCATCGGATCGTCGACGCCGCCCATGCGGGCCGTGCCCGCCGGGTGATACACCGTGTTGTGGGTCTTGTGGATGTAGTCGAGGATCTCGTCGTCGGTCACCGCGTCCGGTCCCGGCGCCAGTTCCCGGGCGATCCATCCGCGCAGCGCCTTCTGCTCGGCGATCGTGCGGGCCAGCTTCACCCCGGACAGCATCACCCGGTCGTCGTGGCCCTCACTGTCGGTGAAGTACCGCGGATCGACCTTCGCGCGGTCGCGGAAGTCCCGCGAGCGCAGCCGCACCGTTCCGCGGGAACGGCCCTGGGTGACGTTGGGTGTCAGGCAGAAACCGTTGTCGGTGGTGGGGTAACCCCACCGGAGCGTGTTCATGTCGAACGGCACGCTGCCGTAGTGCATCATCAGGTCGGGGTGATTCAGCCCATCCTCGGTGGTGGCGAAGAGGCCGATCTCCCACCACTGCGTCGACGTCTCGACCATCGGCCGGGACGCCTCCCAGAACACCAGCCCCTCCACGTGGTCGTCGAGGTTCTGCCCGACCCCGGGCGAATCGACGCGGACGGGAACGCCGAACTCCGCGAGATGCTCCGCCGGCCCGATCCCCGAGAGCATCAACAGTTTCGGGGTGTCGATGGCCCCGGCGGTGATGATTACCTCGCGTCGCGCCGACACCGTGTCGTACCCGGTGAGGTCGGGACGTTGATACCGGACACCGATCGCCGTCTGCCGTTCGTCGAACAGGATCTCGCTGACCCAGCAGCCGGTCCGGACCTCCAGGTTGGGGCGTGTCCCGAGGATCGGGTGCAGGTAGGCATGCGACGACGACATCCGGGTGCCGTCCTCGGACGCGTTGATCTGGAACCACCCGGCCCCGTTGAGCACCGTTCCGCCACGGTTGAACGCGACGGTGGGCAACCCGACCGCGGCGGCGGCGTCGAGTACCGCGCGGCCACACGGATCGTTCGGTGGGACGTCGCGCAGTCGCACCGGACCACCGCGGCCATGACCGTCTCCGGGGGCGTCGTTGTTCTCCAGGCGGCCGACGTACGGCAGGATGTCGCGCGCACCCCACCCCGACGCGCCCATCGCCTCCCAGTCGTCGAGCGCCTCGGCCGGCGGCCAGAACGCGATACACGAATTGTGCGACGAGCAGCCGCCGAGCACCTTGGCGCGGGCGTGCCGCATGAAGCTGTTGCCCCGCTCCTGCGGCTCGACCGGATAGTCCCAGTCGTACCCGGAGTCCAGCAGGTGCATCCACTGCGACAGCTCGAGGACGTTGCGGTCACCGACGTCGGACGGCCCGGCCTCCAGCAGGCACACCGTCACCGACGGGTCTTCACTCAGGCGTGCCGCGAGAACGCATCCCGCACTGCCACCGCCCGCGATCACATAGTCGAATTCTCCTGCGGAGGTGCGCAATACGTCGTCGGTCATCGGGCGAGCTCCTTGTCGTTCGGTTCGGATTCCGGTGCGGGCGTTGCCACCGCCGCGGAGTGTGACGTCAACGTGCCGATGTGGTGCCGGCCGGTGGTGAGGTACCAGAGCAGCCCGAACCCGAGGATGACGCCGATGTAGACGAAAGCGCCCCAGGTGTTGTACCAGGGTTCGCCGTAGACTGCCTCGCGGGGCCAGGCGAGGTTGACGGCCATGCCCGCGCCCCACACCACGGCGACGATGTTGACGGGCAACCCCCACCTTCCCATCGTGAAGTAGCCGCCCTCCTTCAGGTCCTGCGGCGGCCACTGGCCGCGCAGCCTCCGCTTCAGCATCGGGCCGGTGACCATGAGATAGGCCAGGTAGATCATGATGATCGCGATCGAGGTCAGCACGG from Rhodococcus opacus B4 encodes:
- a CDS encoding dihydrofolate reductase family protein yields the protein MRTLAITQNITLDGSIEMLGDWFDPADQDEQLLEATNRQSERADAMLLGRQTFEDFRSYWPQQTDDRTGITDELNQIQKYVVSSTMSDPQWRNSTVLTGDWIDQVRTLKGQAGRDIVVTGSIMLTHALIESGLVDEYRLFVYPVVQGRGRRLFPDGYEKPGLQLAEARGFRNGVSLLHYTA
- a CDS encoding DUF2207 family protein is translated as MYDNGDEYQPDSDGEDRSAGHRRASDASRTRVAVAVLVGVSACTGLLLPLVWGPTSNARGLAAIVGDSLVLAAVAVGMSVVAWGAGLLWSRSAREELPEAPVRYGPVPGLGPAQTEYVLRKWIGDSTPTATLLHLAEQSVVRLTLVDDDLWQIEGIGTPQQWRQIDPISRVFAECLGIYSPGGVFVADGSPESGYAVREGLGAMSERCRSWAAQGDLLVFSVRTWIGRAMACLCTVLAALGFLGILGPTIIGVPFVAFVIGSLGVFAAGTGLRHTPTGRQVWSGAAGFERVLSGRSKTIGSAAVRECFLAAVPYAFAFGVADRWSAQYRRVTGHPVPQPDWYPSTALYDDEVGLYAEVGFNNLDAILCFALYRLEAAGSRPDIGGCGNVGAVGGEAA
- a CDS encoding alpha/beta hydrolase family protein gives rise to the protein MTESARRLDVVFAPDTVAHRGTAEEVVGRALDARGLTGEVTFAADTSDLQRAVRTAASRGEFVVVPGAGASFTAPARGAIRVDFGECEADRSDGIRAHIRGRGLDGLRFAVDSWYHHRFHPGTIVHYGDDPDQRAELRVPNDTGPFPVAVLIHGGYWRPRWEFDLMDGLAVDLTARGYVTWNVEYRRPADGRWAAMTSDVAAALQAAGSVPQADPGRVVILGHSAGGQLALRAAADAAAVADGAAVRPALAVSLAGVLNLRLADERRLGAGAVADAVGGHWADDRATYQRSSPLHRLPLGVPQLVACGEGDEPDLLEMSREYHAAAAEIPDDVTLIEGPGDHFAVIDPASEIWRRIAGAIDARVRPRTA
- a CDS encoding GMC family oxidoreductase: MTDDVLRTSAGEFDYVIAGGGSAGCVLAARLSEDPSVTVCLLEAGPSDVGDRNVLELSQWMHLLDSGYDWDYPVEPQERGNSFMRHARAKVLGGCSSHNSCIAFWPPAEALDDWEAMGASGWGARDILPYVGRLENNDAPGDGHGRGGPVRLRDVPPNDPCGRAVLDAAAAVGLPTVAFNRGGTVLNGAGWFQINASEDGTRMSSSHAYLHPILGTRPNLEVRTGCWVSEILFDERQTAIGVRYQRPDLTGYDTVSARREVIITAGAIDTPKLLMLSGIGPAEHLAEFGVPVRVDSPGVGQNLDDHVEGLVFWEASRPMVETSTQWWEIGLFATTEDGLNHPDLMMHYGSVPFDMNTLRWGYPTTDNGFCLTPNVTQGRSRGTVRLRSRDFRDRAKVDPRYFTDSEGHDDRVMLSGVKLARTIAEQKALRGWIARELAPGPDAVTDDEILDYIHKTHNTVYHPAGTARMGGVDDPMAVLDPELRVKGVRGLRVVDASAMPKLPHVNPNITVMTMAERCADLLRGRAGAGLQSAVSTLSEV